TTGTACAAACCTCACACCAAGACTTCTCCTACAATCTTTTAACAATGACAAAGAAGCACACCACTCCTTTGATTTCCTAACACCAACAACTATGATGGACTTTGAATCACCCCGATTCAAAGGACTTTTTcaacaaataaaaaacaacatttcttattttcttacAGATAAATAATCACCACACATTTGGTGAAAAATACAACAAATTGTATGAAATATATTATAGACAAACTTTGCAACAACTGAGTTTTTACTGCTTTTCTCATATATGAAAATTCAATCTTCTCCTTTAATGAACAAATCAAGATGATATATACATTTAAGTGATCAAATCTTTCTCTAAACTTTTTCACATTTAAATGAAAATTACGTAGgaaaaaattttatattaaaatgttaCAGACACTTGAAAAATAGTAAAATGTTCATGAAAAATGtggttttgaatttgaaaaattattttgtttataatgaATCATGCATCTCTTGATTTTCATAAATAACTGCTAGAAAATGCTTATGAACAATTGTCATGATAATGAAAAGATTTAGAGATGAAGAGGTGATGCATTGGTTCagtaattttcaaaaataacagAGGTTAATCGATTAGCATATAAGGGGTTATCTATTAGCCATGTTTTAACCTTAAAAAAATGTGGAAAACAACTAGGTTAATGGATTAACTTAGTTCAAAATTGGAATGGTTAACTTATTTACCAAATAGGTTAATCGATTAACCTTATGAAAAATGAAATTTTCGCTACAAGTAGAGACATAGTTAATCAATTGAACAAGGGAGGTTAATCGATTAAATAGCtaaatatttagaaaaaaaatctaaGTTAAAAAGACACACTCAAAGATTGAACCAACAACACTTGAGTACTTTAACACGTCCACTCAACCAATAGGGCAAATCttcgttttttttaaaagtgCTCATTAAACATTTTTATGAGAAAGATTAagattttcatttaattaatatattaaatgatTTCTAAGTTAACatgcaattttaaaataattcatgCTTGAAAGTTTATGATTAATTCTTGACCACATAAATCTTACAACAACTAAATTGCACATTGTACCTTAGTTTATGATCCAATGTCTTTGAAATCCAAAACTTATTCAAATTTGATTACTTGattcaatctttttcttctttgatcttTCTTTTAAGATAGCCTtttatcttcatcaaaactaaggtATGATTGATGAGGAACATCTTCTTCACAATCTctccctttttgataatgacaaaacaCATTGATGGAAGTTTTTGCTTGATGCTTGGTTTGTCCCTTTATCTTGTATATCTCTCCTACCTTTCatatctctcttttatttttttcattgcaATAGAAACAAGTAGGTCTAAAAGTATGATTCCTTTTATTTACATAAAAGTTATTTCTATCATAAGGCCTTTTATGATGATTTACAACTTGTTCTTTCTTTTATTCCTCATTGTTGAATTTGTTAGTAGCCTTTACAAAGATAGTTTGACTTGTACTACCTTTATCAAAATTAGAAAAACTAAGTCCACATTTATTATTTGAATATCATTGCCTACATAACACATTATCTAAGTCAATTTGCCATTTTTCATATTTGGCAATGACTTGGTTTAATTCCACAATTTTTGACTCAAAAGAATAACAATTATTGCatgttgaattttttattaagtttaacttCAGTTTTGTGAAATTAGCCTCACTTTCTAGATTTAAAatacttttcttttgttttgaaaattttctaGAAAGTTTCAAAAATTCGTCATGTAATTCATTAAAGAACTTTGCAATTCATCATATGAAGGTTTATCATCAAATTCAGAATCACTAACATCGTGTTCTTCATCACTTGAATGATGTGATGTCATCAATGTCTTGTTTGCATGATCTTCATCTaaagatgaacttatttcattgtcatctCATGCTACATATACTTTCTTTGGTCTTTTGTCCTTCTTGATTTTaaatttgttcttcttttcaagtgtTAGACATTCACTCTTGACATGTCCTATTTTTCCACGTTCAAAACATGTAACCTTCCTTATTGGTGCTTCTTTCTgaatgatctcctttttcctttcttttcttaagaacttttCAAACCTTTTGGTAAGATCACCATCTTCATCATTAGTTGACTCATCATCTTAATTGTTATCATGATTTAGTCTTTAATACAAGactttttgaattattttgtttCATCTCCATGCCTTTCTAGTTTTTCAAGTTATATCTCGTGTTCTTGAAGTTTACCAAAAAATGTCGTAGAAGATTGTTTTGAAAGTTTTTCTTTTTCGAAATAGTCGTTATCTTTGGTTGCTAAGCTGATGTCAAAGATCTAAGCACTATTAAATTTAATTCATCATTTGTAAAAGTTTTACCAAGAGCCATCAAATGATTTGTTAAATGACTAAATCTCTTTTGCAAATCAAAAATAGATTCATGAGGCTGCATTCTAAACATTTCATATACATGTGTAAAGTGTTTAGTTTAGATCTTTTACCTCTATCGTGCCTTCATGTGTGACTTCTAAAGTGTCTCATATTTCCttcattgttttgtattgagAGACACAGAAAAATTTATCCATGCTTAGGGTCGTTTGAAGTAGAttctttgctttgttttcatAGAGAACTTTTTTCTTATCATCTTGAGTCCAcaaaattttgatatttgttgTACCAACACCATTGACAACACTTTTCAGAACGAACAATTCGTTTTCTAAAAcatcccaaacttcttctccttgtctATCGAGATGTGCTTGCATGCAGATCTTTCAAAAAATCATAATATTCACCACATAACAAAAGAGGTTTAATATTGCTGCCACTGTCTTTAAAAACTGGTTTGCGGAAGCCTTTCTCTAGATCTTAAGAGCAAGTTACACTAACATGCTCTAATGTCAAATGTAAGTATTGAGTGTACaacctaagagggggtgaattaagTTTGACGGATTCTTATAGaccctttaatatatatatatatatatatatatatatatatatatatatatatatatatatatatatatatatatatatatatatatatatatatatatatatatatatatatatatatatatatatatatatatatatatatatatatataaaatatttttgtatttataatttttttgtgttttggacTTGGACATTattcttttttcttaaaaattttatctttaaaaaaattacttttggattaaatattaaaatttaatatacaatttttttaaaaaaaaatatagctTATGTAAATAGATTCTATAGGTACTATTGTTGAACCGAACCGGGGTCATATCCGGTCGGTTCGAAGTTGAACACTGGTTACATTATCTCTTACTGACACGAACATCAAATAGCTTGAGAAGCTTGTTTGCTGCATCAAAACATCACCACCATCTTCCACCTTCACCCATTTCAACCGCATCGTTTTCAGCTTCTTGTAATTTTCCCTTTCCCTTTCTTATTTACTATATCAAAAaatttcttcctttttttccCATCTATTTGGGTCCTTTTGTTTTTCATGTTTTCTGCATTACTTCTACTGTTACTGCTGTTGTTTTTCCTCttctattttgttaattactGCAGTTCATAGGGGTAGCAGTAAATGATGtttctttctattttggccaCTTCAGTTTTGAACCTACTTGCTGTATATAAGTTGTTTGTTTAAATGCCTAAATGACTGCAATCTTGCCcatatttcttttagttttatgAACATTATTAAATTGTGCTTAGCTTAGCTTAGCAATCTTGTaaatttttcttccaaattttacaattttttttatccgTTTCGTTAAATCTAGGTTTAGGTTATATTGGTTGTATTTTAGTAGTACAATTGAATGCTAAATAATGAATTAATATTCTTATGTAAATGAATGCTAGGGAATAGATTTGCAAATTGCTATGGCTTCCTGTTACTTCAACCCTATTCCTACTAGCTCTCATCTCATTTCAGCAGACTTATCTACAAAATTCAAGATTCCAAAGCTTCTTCACCGGGTAAATTACTTGGGTTCATATTCATTTCCATGCTGATTAATTTCCCTTTTTAACTAGTgtagttttttttctcttttttctgatTCTTCATGTGATATATATTCTGTATGGTAAGTGGCAAAAAAATTCTGATTTGTGCTGGTATGTTGCTTCCTCCATTGTATTTATGCAGAAAAAGAGGTTGGGTGTCTTGTCCAGATCTTCAAAAATCACTGCATATTATGGCTTGAAGACCCCTCCTTACGAACATGTAAGTGAACCATATAGTTAGCTGAATCCATGTTATTGTTTGGAGATATACTGTTTTAACCTATATACTTGGATTAGTTGAATGCTGCACTATGCTTATCTAAGAAATCATCGCAGTCATAGGTTGCATTGTCATATTCAGCTTTATTTTAGATAATTTATAGTTATTCCGATGTTTTTACGATTATAACGACTGAGAAAGAAACTAGAATTGAGAAAAACCATTAGTGATTGACAACAGAATGATATAGAAGGTAACATTCATGATGAAACATACAAATAAATAAGTACAACCTTtaacaaacaatttttttttacttagcTTCATATCATAATTCTAACCTCATTTGTTGCTTCAATATTCATAGGATGCATTAGAGCCATACATGAGTAAGAAGACAATTGACATACACTGGGGGGAGCATCATCGGAATTTTATTGAAGGTTTGAACAAACAGCTGGCAAAGGATGATATACTTTATGGTTATACCTTGGATGAATTAGTCAAAGTGACATACAACAATGGCAATCCCTCGCCTGAATTCAACAATGCAGCTGAGGTAATAATTAAATTGATAGCTTACTGGATATTTTAAAGTCATGAATCTGAAGCTTCTTGCTTATTCATATAAAACTATTCAAAATGCTCAAGTTTATATTGCATAATAAAAATAGGAAATACACTCTTGAGTGTTGATAATATTAACCCCATTAATAATCACAAAATTACAATTGTGGCTGCTGTGCGCTTTTATATTCAAATGATGCCTATGTGAATTGTTATACCTAACTATTTCCACACAGGTTTGGAAtcatgacttcttctgggaatcCATGCAACCGGGAGGGGGTGATAAGCCCATACTAGGACTCCTTCAACAGATTGAAAAGGATTTTGGATCATTTACGAATTTCAAAGAGAAGTTTACAGAAGCTGCACTGACATTGTTTGGTTCTGGCTGGGTTTGGCTAGTTTGTAAGTCCTTTCCAAATTGGTTCCCTCTTCTCCTATCTTGCTAAACTAATGCATAAGTTATTCAAATCCCATATTATCTTAATGCCATGAAATCATTGGATTTCTCTTATAACAAGCATATATCTAAAATAAATGTAAGATAAGAACCTAGTTTTTGTTTTTCCGCATTGGTAAATTCTCGTTTCTTTTGTCACTAGCTGGTTTAGTTCTAGAACAATTGCATTCTCAGACTGTTCCGTTGTCGATGTGTAATATCTTAAACGAAACCTTATCGTTTGATATTTTGCTTTCATATTGCGAATAATTGATTGTTGCAAATATTTGCTGGTTGTTTTagtgaagagagaagagaaacgaCTAGCCATTGttaaaacttcaaactccatTTGCCCAATTGTGTGGAATGACATAGTAAGTTATTTCTCCCTTTCATTTATAAAATTTGTCTGTTTTAATATCGGAAATTGAACTAATAATCTTTTCTCATGCAGCCAATTATCAATTTGGATTTGTGGGAGGTATGATTGATGCACATTATAATTACATCGCAACAAGCTTTATGTTAGTCATCACTGACATTTTTTTTTCACTTCACTGCAGCATGCATACTATCTGGATTACAAGGTATGTAACCATCATATATTGTCACTTATTTTCCATAATTATTAACTTAGCAACCCTCGCGTCGTGCAATTTTTGGACAGAATGACAGAGCAGAGTATGTGAATGTATTTCTGAACCACCTTGTGTCTTGGAATGCTGCAACGGAACGATTGACATGGGGAGAGGCTTTTGTGAATTTGGGAGAACCTAAAATTCCTGTTGCATGAAATGCTGAATGATTACAGTACTTGGAATGTTATGGCATCTTAAGTGAAGCTGATATAGAATTCAAAGGTTTCACTTATCATAGAGTTTGGTCATATAGCCAGAAATGAAAAAGTGGATAAGTCATTATTTAAGTAAAACATTCACTGTGCCCCATGTGCTTCTTTCTGGTTATCTATTTTTGCTGTGTTAGTGTAGGACTGAGGAAAATCTGTAGTCTGAAGGGATCTAGTGAACTTAGAGTAGGAGACAAGGATTCAATGTATAATGAGATAGAGAAAAGGTGCACGTTGTTTGACATTATAGTCACATTGTTCAATTCTTATTAGTTggtcaatattttaaaaatcagttATTCTATTGGTTAGATCTCATTTGAATCACAGTTTGGTCAATTCAAATTGAGTTGGGCTGAATTATGAATTGGTTCGAGCcagttttttattttatgcatcttttaaataatatttagaatattttatcTAAATAacctaaaattttcaaaatattcaaaataattccCCAAATAACCAACTTTCCAAACCATTTTGCAAACAGTAGAATACCATTGACAAAAAAACAAATGTGATAGAGGGGGTTAATTACGAGATAATCTGACAGGTTTTCAACGATCTTCATCGTCTGTCCTGGTGATTGTGTGCAACAACAATTCCATGCAAATAACAAAGAGATCGGGTGAAAAAAGGTCACCTTGTCGTAATCCTCTAGTGAGAACAAAATTTGGTAGTCGTCTTTCATTCCAAAAAATAGACAGAGGAGATGGTTACACAATGTTTGATCAACTTTGTAATAATGGGAGGAAACTCGTTTGACTTCAAACAAAATTCTAAGAAATCCCAAATAACATGATTATGTGTCTTCTCAAGATCTATTTTGAACACCATGTGGGcttttttctttttagtttaaCGCATAAAATGAATTGTTTCTTGGAGGATAATGGCATTATCAGTTGTCCTTTTACCATGAAAAAACTACTTTGGAAGGGTCCAACTATCTGATTTAGATAATGCCGCAATTTGTTAACTATAATCTTCGTAATAAACTTGTAAATAGTGTTGCACAAGCTAATGAGCCTAAACTCCTTAGAATTTTTGGGGAATTCCACCTTAGGAATTAATGCAATAAGAGTCAAAGAGAGGAGTGAAAGTTAATTGTCACAAAAGCATATGATATAAGTTGGACAACATTATCTTCAACTGTATGCCAAAATTATTTCAAGAAAATATCATGCAATCCATTAGCGTCAGGCGCCTTGAAAGGGTGTATTTGATTCAACGCATAAATAACTTCTTTCCTCGTCACCTGTTGAGTCAAAGAGTGTTAGACTTCTTCAGTAAGACTCATAGTCATAGCTGAGTCATTCATACTAGCAGGGAGTATAGAAGATGTAGGGCagaaaagacctttaaaaaaatgttaaagtCACACGATGTTCATACCGCTCATTTTCATAATCTTAAAGTCACACGATGTTCATATCTTGTCAACACTATGTGTCACAGGGTctttcaaaaaatctattattttgcCCGAGATGCATGTGATAGTCATGATCTTGATCCTTATTCTACGCCAATTGTTCCATGTCAGGATGTTGCTCCATTTGTCCGTCTCAATTATGGTCTATTTTCATAATCTTAAAGTCACATGATGTTCATATCTTGTCAACACTATGTGTCACAGGGTctttcaaaaaatctattattttgcCCGAGATGCATGTGATAGTCATGATCTTGATCCTTCTTCTACGCCAATTGTTCCATGTCAGGATGTTGCTCCATTTGTCCGTCTCAATTATGGTCTATTTTCATAATCTTAAAGTCACATGATGTTCATATCTTGTCAACACTATGTGTCACAGGGTctttcaaaaaatctattattttgcCCGAGATGCATGTGATAGTCATGATCTTGATCCTTCTTCTACGCCAATTGTTCCATGTCGGGATGTTGCTCCATTTGTCCGTCTCAATTATGGTTTAAATATATTGgggaaaaaattaattttgcataaaatgtcagaagtgggatttgaacccacgccctctttcGAAGACCAGAACTTGAGTCTGGCGCCTTAGACCACTCGGCCATCCTGACAGATGTTAAAGATTTTGAATTCATATGTAAAATACTTAACAACATGCTCAATGTTTGATAAGTGTATGGGAAATGACGGGTTTTAGTTGTAGTTAGACAAAAAAGTTGAAAGAAAGATAGAGAAAATTATaagcttattttatttaattaaatgagaagaaaaaaattgtcttattaacataaatttaaaatgaattgaatATCATAAAGTGAGCACATACAAATTATTCTTAATCAATAGTAATAAAAAGTTTTAAAGGAGCATTATTTATAAATCTCATCAACTAAGCATGAATTGAAAAGTAAAGGAAATGTTGAAATTAGGGACTAGGTTTTAATGACTTTATGTTATCATAACTTTGATAACTTTGGTTCACAGTTTATTTTTTCACACTAAAATAATATTCACTAATTATTCATTCATCTATCATGCCAAGCAAAGTTATCAAAGCCACTGCACGATAAAGTCACCCAAGCCACTCCCTGATATTAGAAGCATAAAAATCAACATAGTTAGCTATATAGTCTTTGAAAACACCTCCACATGATGCAATGCCAAGACTATCCAGCTTGCGATAGACCATTTGATGACTAGTACAAGGCCTATTTCAAGATAAATTTTCACGGATCATGTCTATTTCAACTAAACTACATTTATCAATGACATTCAACAAAGAATATGCCATATAATGATTAAAATTATCTCATTTTTTTCACTTGGATGAATGATATCGTCAAAGTTTCCAATCAACATCCAAGGACCATCAACAATGTTTCTCCGGTCAATGAGGTGAAGCCACAAATCAAGACGAGAAGTGTACACGAGACTATCATAAATTCCAGTTACATACCAAGAGGAAATTCCCGATAATAACTTAATAGTAATTATATCCATAAAGACATCATGCACGACAGTTACAATGTTACTACCATTTTGCTTTAACATCCAAATTCCCCCTGATTGACCCCTTGCATCTACGTAGTGATCTCTCACATATTCAACTTTGTCCCAGAAGGACTTGGTTTTATGAAATCCAATGTGTGTTTCCATAATGATTAAAAAAGTTTGAAAGTGTTTCCTAATCAAATTTATCACGTGTCTTTTAACCTTACTATTAGAGGTTCCCAGATATTTCAGGAACAACTAGTTAAGTTGATGGAGGTGACAAAGCAAGTCTCAAACACGAGACAACTTACATAGCTGGTTCCCATTCAATGGGAGTTTCACGAACAACTACCTCTTATTGAGTAGCACCCTCATCCATAATGCATTGGTTTTTTTCATTTGTCTGACTTACTATCAGCTCAAAATGTGGAATGTTGTATCAAGTAATGGTCTCCAAACCAAAATTTACTATGGGAATGATGAAAGTGTATTTAGTAGTGCTAGGCACACACTTTTGTGTTGGACTAGAATTAAAAGTTGACCCAGTTTTGTGCAAAGATCCATTAATAAGATGACGTGGTTCCAAAATGGAAGAATTGGCCATGGTGCAGGGATCTCCTTTATGTGTTGGATGACACGTGTCTGGGGTGGATCCACTCTTATCAAATCGTTGTTTCTTAGAAACCGCGTCAAGTTGATGGGTCCAACAGTTTTACTGTTAGCGCTTATTTCTTTTAAGGAAACATAAATCCCCATGATTTTAGTGTAATATATTACTTGTTTAGTTAATAATTTATACATTTGTTTAGTTGACATATTTtagtttaatataattaataattatttactatcacttaaaacaaaatatataaacattaatgcaaagaaattaaatttgtaacaaatttagtacaacatttatttaaaatcaatttgaaatataattgtacAACATGAAAAACGTTTTAAACATTAAATAGTAGGAGTACAACATTTAGCATAATCCAATTTAATAAGATGTTTATGTTAAGTTTATCTTACTGTagttaaaaaaccaaaaaagaacAATTAATATAGTGGAAGAGTATTTGGTTGGCAAAATGATATTACATGGTTCAAAACGACATGGATaaaatttctgtttttttttattcatcatatcttctttctttttttttaaatcaaacatcttataaaaaaaatcaagccAAAGAGGCTAAGCATACATCAAGTTCTACAGCATCAGGCAGTCTTCCTAACCAGGTTCTGCAACCAACAATTTTCCCAATTCTCACCATGTGGTGAGCCTCAGTATTAAAGGTTCTGCTAAGAAATAAAAGAGAAGCATTCTTAAAACTACCTAGCACATTACTACAATCCTTAACAAATGGATCTAAAGCTGCATTAATATTAGTTCCATTCACACAATCCACCATGTTCATTGCATCAGACAGAAACATGACATCCTCGATCTTCAGCTTTTTGGCCAGCTCCATCCCCCATTGAATTCCTTTAAGCTCTGCAGACTCTGGATCTTCATGGCTGGGGAAATTTCTGCTAGCTGCAAGGTGAATTGCTCCATCCAGTTCTTTGATCATACAGCCCAACGAAACAATTCCGTCTTCGAAGCACCCCGCATCGGTTTGTATAGTCCAGTGGCCAGCAGTCTTTCCTTGTAAATGGTTGACTCCGACTGTCAGATTTGGAGCTTTCCTTGACAGATTAAATTCTCCAATGTAGTCCCCAATGCTCTGAGCTAGCAGTTGCGGCTgactagtttcctttttaaaaacGACTGCATTTCGGGCATTCCAAATCCTCCACATGCCAGTACCAATCACTTGAACTAATTGCCAATCATTGTTTTGCAGGGCAGCCGCCACCCAATCATACACA
This portion of the Vicia villosa cultivar HV-30 ecotype Madison, WI unplaced genomic scaffold, Vvil1.0 ctg.000493F_1_1, whole genome shotgun sequence genome encodes:
- the LOC131628966 gene encoding superoxide dismutase [Fe] 3, chloroplastic-like — encoded protein: MASCYFNPIPTSSHLISADLSTKFKIPKLLHRKKRLGVLSRSSKITAYYGLKTPPYEHDALEPYMSKKTIDIHWGEHHRNFIEGLNKQLAKDDILYGYTLDELVKVTYNNGNPSPEFNNAAEVWNHDFFWESMQPGGGDKPILGLLQQIEKDFGSFTNFKEKFTEAALTLFGSGWVWLVLKREEKRLAIVKTSNSICPIVWNDIPIINLDLWEHAYYLDYKNDRAEYVNVFLNHLVSWNAATERLTWGEAFVNLGEPKIPVA